The Papaver somniferum cultivar HN1 chromosome 3, ASM357369v1, whole genome shotgun sequence genome includes a region encoding these proteins:
- the LOC113357463 gene encoding probable L-gulonolactone oxidase 4, translating into MAELGRIHSFVIKLFSMWAVCSFLFPYCTVHCSPPPNPIKCVSKSSRTSSRNSSYCTISNAIGAFPDRSICEVGHVVYPKTEEELVSVVAMASKNKMKVKIATRYGHSLPKLVCPDGNNGLLISTLHLNRIVNVNPSTATITVESGVILGDLIKQAAKSGLALTAAPYWWGLTVGGLISTAAHGSGLWGRGSSVHDYVESIRIVTPSGPNEGYAKVRMLYSSDPDINAAKVSLGVLGAISQVTLRLEPLFKRSITFTEKSDSDLAIQATTFGNEHEFGDISWYPNQHKAIYRVDDRISSNAFGNGLNNFIGFRPTPSAALAAARTAEEIQESTSDANGKCINAKSTTTALVTSAFGFTNDGIAFTGYPIIGYQNRLQAAGSCLESPNDGLATVCPTDPRVKGVFYHQLTFSIELSKVQNFIEDTQKLRDLKPKAFCNLELYTGILMRYVKASNAYLGKQEDAIDFDITYYRSTNPGIPQLFQDVLEEIEQIAVFKYQGIPHWGKNRNVGFIGAVTKYKNAGEFLKVKETFDPFGLFSSKWTDQILGLDQSGVTIVKEHCALEGLCICSEDIHCAPAKGYYCRPGRVYKEARVCSRLNVVTDLV; encoded by the exons ATGGCAGAGCTAGGAAGAATTCATAGTTTTGTCATCAAGTTGTTTAGTATGTGGGCAGTATGCTCATTTCTATTTCCTTACTGCACTGTACATTGCAGTCCTCCACCAAATCCCATCAAATGTGTATCGAAATCATCACGAACAAGCAGTAGGAATAGTAGTTATTGCACGATTTCGAACGCAATAGGTGCATTTCCGGATCGATCTATTTGTGAAGTTGGCCATGTCGTTTATCCTAAAACTGAAGAAGAACTTGTTTCAGTAGTAGCCATGGCTtctaaaaacaaaatgaaagtgAAGATAGCGACTCGATATGGTCATAGTTTACCAAAACTAGTTTGCCCCGACGGCAACAACGGCTTACTCATAAGTACGCTACATCTTAACCGTATTGTAAATGTCAACCCGTCAACAGCAACGATCACTGTTGAATCTGGTGTAATTCTAGGGGATCTAATCAAACAAGCTGCAAAGTCTGGCCTGGCACTGACTGCTGCACCTTATTGGTGGGGTTTGACTGTTGGTGGGTTGATTTCCACGGCTGCACATGGTAGCGGCCTGTGGGGGCGTGGAAGTTCTGTTCATGATTATGTCGAAAGCATCCGAATAGTGACTCCATCTGGACCTAATGAAGGTTATGCAAAGGTTCGAATGCTTTATAGCAGTGACCCTGATATTAACGCTGCCAAGGTGTCTTTAGGAGTCCTTGGAGCCATTTCGCAG GTTACTCTAAGACTGGAACCACTCTTCAAAAGATCCATCACTTTTACAGAGAAGAGCGATTCGGACTTGGCAATACAAGCAACCACTTTCGGCAATGAACATGAGTTTGGTGACATATCATGGTACCCTAACCAACATAAAGCGATTTACCGAGTTGACGACCGCATTTCGTCTAACGCATTTGGTAATGGACTTAATAACTTCATCGGTTTTCGTCCTACCCCGTCAGCTGCACTGGCCGCAGCAAGAACCGCAG AGGAGATTCAAGAATCAACAAGCGATGCTAATGGGAAATGTATCAATGCAAAATCAACTACGACGGCACTGGTTACTAGTGCATTTGGCTTCACCAACGACGGCATTGCCTTCACTGGGTATCCAATTATCGGTTACCAAAATCGGCTACAAGCGGCAGGTAGTTGTCTAGAAAGCCCAAATGATGGTCTTGCCACAGTATGTCCAACCGATCCAAGGGTTAAGGGCGTGTTCTATCATCAACTAACTTTCAGCATTGAATTGTCAAAAGTTCAGAACTTCATCGAAGATACACAAAAGTTGAGAGATTTAAAACCTAAAGCATTTTGTAACTTGGAACTCTACACTGGAATACTAATGAGATATGTAAAAGCTTCAAATGCTTACCTGGGTAAACAAGAAGATGCAATAGATTTTGATATTACTTACTACAGAAGTACCAACCCAGGTATACCTCAACTTTTCCAAGACGTTTTGGAAGAAATAGAACAAATTGCTGTATTCAAGTATCAAGGGATACCACATTGGGGTAAGAATCGGAACGTTGGGTTTATTGGTGCAGTCACTAAGTACAAAAACGCAGGGGAGTTTTTGAAGGTCAAAGAGACTTTTGATCCATTTGGATTGTTTTCTAGCAAGTGGACTGATCAAATTCTTGGTTTAGACCAAAGTGGAGTCACCATAGTTAAGGAACACTGCGCCTTAGAAGGGTTGTGTATTTGCTCTGAGGACATTCATTGTGCCCCAGCAAAGGGCTATTACTGTCGACCCGGCCGAGTCTATAAAGAAGCTAGAGTTTGTTCACGTCTCAATGTGGTTACAGATCTTGTATGA